The proteins below come from a single Mytilus edulis chromosome 5, xbMytEdul2.2, whole genome shotgun sequence genomic window:
- the LOC139523207 gene encoding uncharacterized protein has product MSVSLLQCMNRLGPFRWCGYNGKLVQTLNKIKWLPVQTVTVVPRKQYVTLRNKILCEKDKILLINCKHLHVIPDEPRSKGRQEKDKVPHDFVFIFQSSYENYIKIIGLIVPLLSYLVGTTIFDIQSRFTDQEKEKVLIDKKNVPFVIGCSVFAIILITCLTKVYRFTMFRMYKHIDSDLFIGVVPRWFLWTKNFTFRPADIKRFPPSGYIRFVRGDVQIKGRPFVLDFAEFALPKYYNEMVGYDVEASGRKFEEDVIIEKFKRRK; this is encoded by the exons ATGTCTGTGTCCCTGTTACAATGTATGAACAGATTGGGACCATTTCGATGGTGTGGCTACAATGGAAAACTAGTCCAAACATTG aataaaatCAAGTGGCTTCCTGTTCAGACAGTTACAGTGGTTCCAAGAAAACAATATGTAACCCTGAGGAATAAAATTCTATGTGAAAAAGACAAAATACTGCTAATTAATTGTAAACATTTACATGTAATACCTGATGAACCAAGATCTAAGGGTCGTCAAGAAAAAGACAAGGTACCACAtgactttgtttttatatttcaaagctcttatgaaaattatataaagatAATTGGATTAATTGTACCATTATTGTCATATTTAGTAGGTACaacaatttttgatattcaaagtCGATTTACCgatcaagaaaaagaaaaagtatTAATTGACAAAAAGAATGTTCCATTCGTTATTGGATGTTCAGTTTTCGCCATTATTTTAATTACTTGCCTTACTAAAGTCTACAGATTTACAATGTTCAGAATGTATAAGCATATAGAttctgatttatttattggtgTTGTTCCAAGATGGTTCCTTTGGACGAAGAATTTTACATTTCGTCCCGCTGATATAAAACGTTTCCCACCATCAGGCTATATTCGTTTTGTTAGAGGAGATGTACAGATTAAAGGAAGACCCTTCGTTTTAGACTTTGCTGAATTTGCACTACCAAAATATTATAATGAGATGGTAGGATATGATGTGGAGGCTAGTGGTAGAAAATTTGAAGAAGATGtaataattgaaaaatttaaaaggagaaaataa
- the LOC139523219 gene encoding uncharacterized protein, translating into MVESTAVETLHQIPTSTYRYSYKGDKKTLPPIKYYQLKSIVHRYARQQPPRHFPIEPITPHRVLQEEKGPALGLGTKGSNTQQYLEPKTITQTPAPQNISTVRPKISDKTKQNGRKSRNERLPTAGSKKTSLFQTKFGHMDSNLVNSMLHKYQWTSAMKQANGEACLPVTKVAPPTSVIERKADMIRLSGQRYESSVGDWQNAVLWDRIQLRGRVIHGDLKEKSIGMPEKILLKRINEGKLAEKRPRINSPKLRKLLEDNKIHKIYVRQCPGYAGFVPRQPPKIEMEREPERTHMTSVMKASYRELPNKEYRPQNFARKGPMSKTVTLTYPFNPFNKVTCEPVLVKSYQQ; encoded by the exons ATGGTGGAGTCCACGGCAGTGGAAACTCTTCATCAAATTCCGACATCAACGTACAGATATAGTTATAAAGGCGACAAAAAAACTCTCCCACCAATTAAGTACTACCAGCTAAAGTCTATCGTCCATCGGTATGCCAGACAACAACCACCGAGACATTTTCCTATAGAACCAATTACGCCACATAGAGTTCTTCAGGAGGAAAAAGGACCAGCTCTCGGATTAGGGACGAAGGGTTCAAATACACAACA ATATTTAGAACCGAAAACTATTACGCAAACTCCTGCACCGCAGAACATATCTACAGTCAGACCAAAAATTTcggacaaaacaaaacaaaatggcaGAAAAAGTCGCAATGAGAGGTTACCTACAGCTGGTTCAAAGAAAACAAGTCTTTTTCAAACAAAGTTTGGCCATATGGATTCTAATCTTGTTAATTCAATGTTGCACAAATATCAATGGACCTCTGCCATGAAACAAGCTAACGGCGAAGCTTGTCTACCAGTCACAAAA GTTGCGCCACCTACGTCTGTTATAGAGAGGAAGGCAGATATGATCCGACTGAGTGGACAACGATACGAGTCGTCAGTCGGAGATTGGCAAAATGCTGTGTTGTGGGACAGGATTCAACTGAGGGGTCGTGTGATTCATGGCGATCTTAAGGAGAAGTCAATTGGTATGCCAGAAAAAATCTTATTAAAAAG GATAAATGAAGGAAAACTTGCAGAGAAAAGACCAAGAATAAATTCTCCAAAACTTAGAAAACTTTTAGAAGATAACAAAATTCACAAAATCTA TGTGCGTCAATGTCCTGGATATGCTGGTTTTGTTCCTCGACAGCCACCTAAAATAGAAATGGAACGGGAACCAGAGCGGACACATATGACCAGTGTCATGAAGGCGTCGTACAG AGAATTGCCAAATAAGGAGTATAGACCACAAAATTTTGCGAGGAAAGGACCAATGTCTAAGACTGTTACGCTTACTTATCCGTTCAATCCATTCAACAAAGTCACGTGCGAACCAGTGTTAGTGAAATCATACCAACAATGA
- the LOC139524998 gene encoding uncharacterized protein produces MRGMSSLPCNMRGIPSLLCNMRGIPSLLCNMRGTPSLLYNMRGMSSLLCNMRGIPSLLCNMRGIPSLLCNMRGTPSLLYNMRGMSSLLCNMRGIPSLLCNMRGIPSLLNNRRGMPS; encoded by the coding sequence ATGAGAGGGATGTCAAGCTTGCCTTGTAACATGAGAGGGATACCAAGCTTACTTTGTAACATGAGAGGGATACCAAGCTTACTTTGTAACATGAGAGGGACACCAAGCTTACTTTATAACATGAGAGGGATGTCAAGCTTACTTTGTAACATGAGAGGGATACCAAGCTTACTTTGTAACATGAGAGGGATACCAAGCTTACTTTGTAACATGAGAGGGACACCAAGCTTACTTTATAACATGAGAGGGATGTCAAGCTTACTTTGTAACATGAGAGGGATACCAAGCTTACTTTGTAACATGAGAGGGATACCAAGCTTACTTAATAACAGGAGAGGGATGCCAAGCTAA